The Mytilus trossulus isolate FHL-02 chromosome 3, PNRI_Mtr1.1.1.hap1, whole genome shotgun sequence genome contains a region encoding:
- the LOC134711083 gene encoding uncharacterized protein LOC134711083, producing MAVSYLKGLCTRYNNLLAKELDKSGDIIAQGIQDESVTTQLRQVLSAERRLKDFAAKLEESMKEISLILEEREDNEGDIAKFTKASETYFELLDGVTQRLDELKIFEEEIQDKITDIKKTESATDHKVEHLIQLQTQMQEQIVQFQQLQLQELQRKSQPSTVSAVKLPKLDLVSYNGDKLKWTEFWDSFEAAVHINQSLTKIEKLNYLKSKLFGTANSAISGLPLSHENYDVAISILKERFGNVQSVVNKHYSDLINLQSASNQTTHLRRLYDDLERHLRSLDAMHQDVTQDVFISMITSKLPKEVLIQLEIQKGNSERWTVGKLRQFLNTYITAREAAESQSKETHTGPSSEEKQQSKIQSNNSNFQPRKHLSAEALMTIKPFGKHSGSGNSMVCRYCDGHHWSCECRKFSTIEDRKQKIKGSCYTCLKPGHVSRDCKFEKACYHCKQKKGHHRSLCPKKIPSQHKEVSHLADEMCEIASSEENVPENSLLSSGDIVLMQTAQTTVSNTEVNETEVVRLLMDSGSQRTYITDNLAKRLNLKKKATEEITLVTFGADKPKTLRTQKVSLKIRLKDGVCMLIDANVVPKITGSILRRPLQMDVCENVKYLCNNLQLADTLPSSLESSTIEILIGNDYYLDIILPQKIEIQQGLYLLGSKLGWILTGRSQLSDEESENKMSMTVNGLLTLTECCFHSTIDTCLQIKPSIEDFWKLETIGIQDCPYASDDEIL from the coding sequence ATGGCAGTCTCATATTTGAAAGGACTCTGTACAAGGTACAATAATTTGTTAGCTAAAGAATTAGATAAAAGTGGAGATATAATAGCACAAGGGATTCAAGATGAAAGTGTGACAACACAATTAAGGCAAGTTTTATCAGCAGAGAGACGATTAAAGGATTTTGCAGCAAAACTTGAAGAAAGTATGAAAGAAATTTCACTTATATTAGAGGAGAGAGAAGATAACGAAGGTGACATCGCAAAATTTACAAAGGCAAGtgaaacatattttgaattgCTTGACGGTGTAACACAGCGCTTAGACGAATTAAAAATATTCGAGGAAGAAATTCAGGATAAAATAACAGATATTAAGAAAACAGAATCAGCCACGGACCACAAGGTGGAGCATTTAATACAATTACAGACACAAATGCAAGAACAGATAGTACAGTTTCAACAGTTACAACTCCAAGAATTACAGAGGAAAAGTCAACCTTCAACAGTAAGTGCAGTTAAACTTCCTAAATTAGACCTAGTTTCGTACAATGGAGATAAGTTAAAATGGACAGAATTTTGGGATTCATTTGAAGCAGCAGTGCACATAAATCAAAGCTTGACAAAAATAGAGAAATTGAATTACTTGAAAAGCAAACTTTTTGGAACAGCTAATTCTGCTATATCTGGCTTACCGCTCTCCCATGAAAATTACGATGTAGCAATTTCAATACTAAAGGAAAGATTTGGAAATGTTCAATCTGTTGTCAACAAGCACTATTCAGACTTAATAAACCTTCAGTCAGCTTCAAATCAAACTACACATCTACGTAGACTTTATGATGACTTGGAACGACACTTACGTAGTTTGGACGCAATGCATCAAGATGTAACCCAAGATGTATTCATCTCGATGATAACATCTAAGCTACCAAAGGAAGTTCTTATTCAACTTGAAATACAGAAAGGTAACAGTGAAAGATGGACAGTAGGGAAGTTGAGACAGTTTCTCAATACTTACATAACTGCCAGGGAAGCTGCAGAAAGTCAGTCTAAGGAAACACATACTGGTCCCAGTTCTGAAGAAAAACAGCAGTCTAAAATCCAGTCAAACAACAGTAATTTTCAACCAAGAAAACACTTATCTGCAGAAGCTCTGATGACAATAAAGCCATTTGGAAAACACTCAGGCAGTGGAAACTCAATGGTATGCAGATATTGTGATGGACACCACTGGAGTTGTGAGTGCAGAAAGTTCAGTACAATTGAAGACAGAAAGCAGAAAATCAAGGGTAGTTGCTATACCTGCCTGAAGCCAGGACATGTTAGTAGAGactgtaaatttgaaaaagcATGCTATCATTGCAAACAGAAAAAGGGACACCATAGAAGTCTATGCCCGAAGAAAATTCCCTCTCAACATAAAGAAGTTTCACATCTAGCTGATGAAATGTGTGAAATAGCTTCAAGTGAAGAGAACGTACCAGAGAATAGCTTGTTGTCCTCCGGAGATATAGTTTTGATGCAGACAGCTCAAACAACTGTGTCAAATACAGAAGTTAATGAAACAGAAGTAGTAAGACTATTAATGGACTCCGGATCTCAGCGAACATATATAACAGACAATTTGGCCAAGAGATTAAACTTGAAGAAGAAGGCTACAGAGGAGATAACTCTTGTAACATTTGGTGCAGATAAGCCAAAAACATTAAGAACACAAAAGGTGTCTTTAAAGATCAGACTAAAAGATGGAGTTTGTATGCTTATTGATGCTAATGTTGTTCCTAAGATAACAGGATCAATACTAAGAAGACCTCTACAAATGGATGTATGTGAAAATGTGAAATACTTATGTAACAATCTGCAACTTGCTGACACACTGCCTAGTAGCTTAGAAAGTTCAACAATAGAGATTCTTATCGGAAATGATTATTATTTAGATATCATATTGCCACAGAAAATAGAAATTCAACAAGGGCTTTATCTACTTGGCTCTAAGCTAGGATGGATCCTTACAGGAAGGTCACAATTAAGTGATGAAGAAAGTGAGAACAAAATGTCCATGACAGTAAATGGCTTATTAACTTTAACAGAATGCTGTTTTCACTCTACAATTGACACATGTCTTCAAATCAAGCCTTCCATTGAAGATTTCTGGAAATTGGAAACTATTGGAATACAAGATTGTCCATATGCATCAGACGACGAAATACTTTGA
- the LOC134711084 gene encoding uncharacterized protein LOC134711084: MEDGRYQVAWPWKEKLPELHENRELAYGRLKSLFQKMKNNPDLLNKYDEIIKDQCKKGIIEKVSNQCSKDTGIKHYIPHHAVVDPTKPTTKVRIVYDASAKSKPENKSLNDCLHRGPVMLQDLCGLLLRFRMNKIAVVADIEKAFLQIELQKNDRDATRFFWLRNINHPTVENNVQVYRFCRVPFGVISSPFLLAATLDYHLDTYKNATAANIRENIYVDNVITGVDSTENAVTLYKEAKQIFSDASMNLREWASNSQQFLKCIPKEDQANRETLKVLGLTWTIKDDTLTVNSARNDNMFPITKREVLQRVASVFDPLGFFTPVTLRTKLFLQMLWNKKMEWDEQLTEEDIQQWKEISFDLDEIQEYHIPRAIGLPGTVTFRLLCFCDASTKAYASAVYLHQLREDNLCTIDLLFSKTRLVPNKKITLPRLELLAVVIGVRCIDFVNKQLKLPICETILWTDSQCVLHWIGSKKPLATFVDNRIKEIRQQQDIQFQYVYTKENPADIASRGTTVSLLKENSQWWHGPSWLTKHKTEWPSWDPHNISVDNQNSIESEYKVSKVLHEAKLLAGEGPDGETNSVGNSKSSVGYLLDIDCGRFSSFIRLIRVSAWVLRFVKRLNKETISGPLTAAELEHAKLLWIKSVQKQCFGEVMIAIKENKRHNLVSQLGLILDQENVIRCVGRLGAAQLSEGAKTPILLPKKNKVTELLIESMHRKNFHVGVSQTLSAMRQTYWIPQGRSEVKRVLRKCTICKRCEGGPYKMPLMPPLPKKRVNESAPFTYTGVDYFGPIFVKSDTGSKKVWVCLYTCLVVRAIHMELMQDMSAEEFLLGFRRFIARWGNPKQIISDNGSQFKLASNTLEEAWNGVTVNSDVQTYMANEGIQWQFIVELAPWMDGFYERLIGIVKRCLRKTIGKLCLTNEQFRTLLAESEAVVNSRPLVYIGDDINSNIILTPAHFLTLNPKTGFSDQNEEDSTDPEYLPQISSAKKLLLTWKKGQKHLNIFWKTWRDEYLLSLRERTANKLRSGRIQSKTPAKVGDIVLIKENLPRGSWNIGRICQLVVSRDGQIRSGKVMLPNKKTLNRALNMLYPIECEELDEGLKNSDTEKDTELINDKTKTTRERTQRQAARTAMKKIQEQLES, from the coding sequence ATGGAAGATGGAAGATATCAAGTAGCCTGGCCATGGAAAGAAAAATTACCGGAACTTCATGAAAATAGGGAACTTGCATACGGAAGACTAAAGTCactttttcagaaaatgaaGAACAATCCTGACCTATTAAACAAGTATGATGAGATTATTAAAGACCAGTGCAAAAAGGGCATCATAGAAAAAGTGTCTAACCAATGTAGTAAGGATACCGGAATCAAACATTACATACCACATCATGCTGTAGTTGACCCAACCAAACCTACAACTAAAGTAAGGATAGTTTATGATGCATCTGCCAAATCAAAACCTGAGAATAAAAGTTTGAATGATTGCCTGCACAGAGGACCAGTAATGTTACAAGATTTATGTGGACTCTTGTTGCGTTTTCGAATGAACAAAATTGCAGTAGTTGCTGATATTGAAAAGGCATTTCTCCAAATTGAACTACAAAAAAATGACAGAGATGCAACCAGATTTTTTTGGCTAAGAAACATTAATCATCCAACTGTAGAAAATAATGTACAAGTTTACAGATTTTGCAGAGTGCCATTTGGAGTTATATCAAGTCCTTTCCTACTTGCAGCAACTTTGGACTATCACCTTGACACATACAAAAATGCAACAGCAGCAAATATTAGAGAAAACATTTATGTGGATAATGTTATTACTGGAGTAGATTCGACAGAGAATGCAGTTACATTATATAAAGaggcaaaacaaatattcagtGATGCATCAATGAACTTAAGAGAATGGGCATCAAATTCACagcaatttttaaaatgcattcCCAAGGAAGACCAGGCGAATAGAGAAACATTAAAGGTTCTTGGATTAACTTGGACAATAAAAGATGATACATTGACGGTGAACAGTGCAAGAAATGATAACATGTTTCCAATCACCAAAAGAGAAGTATTACAGAGAGTGGCTTCTGTGTTTGATCCACTTGGATTTTTTACACCAGTGACTTTAAGAACCAAGCTTTTCCTCCAAATGTTGTGGAACAAGAAAATGGAATGGGATGAACAACTGACAGAGGAAGATATTCAGCAATGGAAAGAAATCTCTTTTGATTTAGATGAGATTCAGGAATATCATATTCCTAGAGCTATTGGGCTACCAGGTACAGTTACATTCAGATTACTATGCTTTTGCGATGCTTCAACCAAAGCATATGCTTCTGCTGTTTATCTACATCAACTCAGGGAAGACAACTTATGTACAATTGATTTACTGTTTTCCAAGACACGCCTGGTAccaaataagaaaataactttACCACGACTTGAGTTATTAGCAGTTGTCATTGGTGTCCGTTGCATTGACTTTGTTAACAAGCAATTAAAACTTCCTATCTGTGAGACGATTTTGTGGACAGATTCTCAATGTGTTTTACACTGGATAGGATCGAAAAAACCTCTAGCAACATTTGTTGATAATAGAATAAAGGAGATTAGGCAGCAGCAAGACATTCAATTTCAGTACGTCTATACGAAGGAAAATCCAGCTGATATTGCAAGCAGAGGCACAACAGTATCACTGTTAAAAGAAAACAGCCAATGGTGGCATGGTCCCTCTTggttaacaaaacacaaaactgaGTGGCCTAGTTGGGATCCTCACAATATAAGTGTTGACAATCAAAATTCGATTGAATCAGAATACAAGGTATCTAAAGTATTACATGAAGCAAAATTGCTTGCTGGAGAGGGTCCTGACGGAGAAACAAACAGTGTTGGAAATTCGAAATCTAGTGTTGGGTATCTGTTAGACATTGATTGTGGCAGATTTTCCTCATTTATCCGCTTGATCAGAGTATCAGCTTGGGTATTGAGATTTGTTAAACGGTTAAATAAAGAGACAATATCTGGTCCTCTAACAGCTGCAGAGCTAGAACACGCAAAGTTATTGTGGATAAAATCTgttcaaaaacaatgttttggtGAAGTGATGATAgcaattaaagaaaataaaagacacAACTTAGTAAGTCAGTTAGGGCTCATTTTAGACCAGGAAAATGTGATCAGGTGTGTTGGTAGATTAGGAGCTGCTCAACTGTCAGAAGGGGCAAAAACACCAATATTACTtccaaagaaaaacaaagtaaCTGAACTGTTAATTGAAAGCATGCACAGAAAAAACTTTCATGTTGGTGTCTCACAAACTTTATCAGCGATGCGTCAAACATACTGGATTCCACAAGGACGTTCAGAAGTAAAAAGAGTTTTGAGAAAATGTACAATCTGCAAACGGTGTGAAGGCGGACCATATAAAATGCCATTAATGCCTCCACTTCCAAAGAAACGAGTAAACGAGTCAGCCCCATTTACATATACAGGAGTAGACTATTTTGGACCAATTTTTGTGAAATCAGACACTGGAAGCAAAAAAGTATGGGTTTGCTTATATACATGTCTAGTGGTTAGAGCCATACATATGGAATTAATGCAAGACATGTCAGCAGAGGAGTTCTTACTAGGCTTTCGAAGGTTCATTGCTCGCTGGGGTAacccaaaacaaattatttcagATAACGGATCCCAGTTCAAGTTAGCTAGCAATACCTTAGAAGAAGCATGGAATGGTGTAACAGTGAATTCAGATGTGCAAACATACATGGCAAATGAAGGAATTCAGTGGCAATTCATTGTTGAGTTAGCACCTTGGATGGATGGATTTTATGAAAGATTAATTGGTATTGTAAAAAGATGTTTACGGAAAACAATTGGAAAGTTATGTCtaacaaatgaacaatttagAACTCTCTTAGCTGAATCTGAAGCAGTGGTGAATTCAAGACCACTGGTATATATTGGAGATGACATAAATTCTAATATTATTCTTACACCAGCACACTTTCTAACTCTGAACCCTAAAACAGGATTTTCAGATCAAAACGAAGAAGATTCTACAGATCCAGAATACTTACCGCAAATCAGTAGTGCTAAAAAATTGCTATTGACATGGAAGAAAGGACAGaaacatcttaatattttttggaaaacatGGAGAGATGAGTATCTCCTTAGTCTACGTGAAAGAACTGCCAACAAACTAAGGAGTGGAAGAATTCAGAGCAAAACTCCAGCTAAAGTTGGTGATATAGTGTTAATTAAGGAAAACCTTCCACGAGGAAGTTGGAATATTGGCCGTATATGTCAATTAGTAGTCAGTCGAGATGGACAAATAAGATCTGGAAAAGTTATGCTACCTAATAAAAAGACATTAAACAGAGCTCTGAATATGCTTTATCCTATAGAATGTGAAGAGTTAGATGAGGGCTTAAAAAACTCAGATACGGAAAAGGATACTGAGTTGATAAATGACAAAACTAAAACTACACGAGAGAGAACACAAAGACAAGCAGCCCGAACAGCAATGAAGAAGATACAAGAACAGTTGGAATCATGA